The proteins below come from a single Aegilops tauschii subsp. strangulata cultivar AL8/78 chromosome 6, Aet v6.0, whole genome shotgun sequence genomic window:
- the LOC109787266 gene encoding protein FAR1-RELATED SEQUENCE 5-like, translating to MKFLSEEEAYLFYNKYAKTIGFSIRRSSGHKVMNSSTFQQRTFTCSRQGHRREDKREETFTYSRPETRCGCDARMKISLRDGFYYVYEFEASHNHTLANGLMAQYLRSQRKVTEAQIANAEVAKSVGISNKATIDLMAKEAGGSENLGFTPQDMKNCLYSKRTIKAKVGDTGGVLEYMEKKVSEDVNFFYSIQVDEDELITNIFWADSKMVSDYAMFGDVICFDTTYRKLDDGRPFGLIVGVNNHKKTIAFGAALLYDETAASFAWLFRTFLKVMSGKHPRTILTDEDAAMAKAICEVFPHSHHRLCVWHMNQNACKHLAGVVDEYKKFNVDFQHCIYDIEEEDEFVGAWDKMIDKYGLRDNEWLQRLFEKKEHWALVYGKNTFSAHMSTTQRSESMNNELKRYISIKYDMLTFFKHFERLVSDKRCEEVKYDFKATQTTPKLKAESSYMLKQAAATYTPAIFKMVQDQVLRTLNYDTMLCDESDTKVKIYVVKFHGTQREHVVRFIPKEEKVSCSCKRFEFAGILCSHCLKVLDINNIKHIPGEYILKRWTIDAKVLDITSKCNPRDNLKARMSNRYKELCRIFVKIAARAAESEESYYKAAKCAEQLAQDVEKCLKIRADPDLVSVDPHLVHVDPDLVRADPDLVSANPDLGNSSTKEGTNYTNNNYLHYC from the exons ATGAAATTTTTATCTGAAGAGGAAGCTTATTTATTTTATAACAAGTATGCTAAAACCATCGGTTTTAGCATCAGAAGAAGCAGTGGTCATAAAGTGATGAACTCTTCTACATTTCAGCAACGGACATTTACATGCTCTCGTCAAG GCCATCGCCGGGAAGATAAAAGAGAGGAGACATTCACTTACAGTAGGCCTGAAACACGATGTGGTTGTGATGCCCGTATGAAGATTAGCCTTAGAGATGGATTTTATTATGTGTATGAATTCGAGGCGTCACATAACCACACTCTTGCTAATGGACTCATGGCCCAATACTTGAGATCCCAGAGAaaagtgacagaagcacagataGCAAACGCAGAGGTTGCAAAGTCAGTTGGCATTTCAAATAAAGCAACAATCGATTTGATGGCTAAAGAAGCAGGTGGAAGTGAAAACCTTGGCTTTACACCTCAAGATATGAAAAATTGTTTGTACTCAAAGAGAACAATAAAAGCAAAGGTAGGTGACACAGGGGGGGTATTAGAATACATGGAGAAAAAGGTCTCAGAAGATGTCAACTTCTTCTATTCAATTCAAGTGGATGAGGATGAGTTGATAACTAATATTTTTTGGGCCGACTCCAAAATGGTTTCAGACTATGCAATGTTCGGCGATGTTATATGCTTTGACACCACATACAGAAAACTAGATGATGGACGTCCATTTGGTTTGATTGTCGGGGTGAATAATCATAAGAAAACTATTGCCTTTGGTGCTGCACTTCTGTATGATGAAACCGCTGCTAGTTTTGCTTGGCTTTTCAGAACTTTCCTAAAAGTTATGTCAGGAAAACATCCACGTACAATTCTCACCGATGAAGATGCAGCAATGGCGAAGGCAATTTGTGAAGTCTTTCCTCACTCTCACCATAGactttgtgtgtggcatatgaatCAAAATGCTTGCAAGCACCTCGCCGGAGTTGTTGACGAATATAAGAAGTTTAATGTTGATTTTCAGCACTGTATATATGATATAGAAGAGGAGGATGAATTTGTAGGTGCATGGGATAAAATGATTGACAAGTATGGACTGCGTGACAATGAATGGCTGCAAAGGCTATTTGAGAAAAAGGAACACTGGGCACTAGTGTACGGTAAAAATACGTTCTCTGCCCACATGAGCACTACCCAAAGAAGTGAAAGCATGAACAATGAACTGAAGAGATACATTAGTATTAAATATGACATGCTTACTTTCTTTAAGCATTTTGAACGGCTAGTTTCGGATAAAAGATGTGAAGAGGTGAAGTATGACTTTAAAGCAACACAGACTACTCCCAAGTTGAAGGCTGAATCTAGCTATATGTTAAAACAAGCTGCAGCTACATATACTCCAGCAATATTCAAGATGGTTCAAGATCAAGTGCTTCGGACTCTGAACTATGACACAATGCTTTGTGATGAAAGTGACACAAAGGTGAAGATTTATGTAGTAAAATTTCATGGCACACAACGTGAACATGTTGTTAGATTCATTCCAAAAGAAGAAAAGGTTAGCTGCAGTTGCAAAAGGTTTGAGTTTGCTGGAATTCTTTGCTCTCATTGCTTAAAGGTACTTGATATTAACAATATCAAGCATATCCCTGGGGAATATATCTTGAAAAGATGGACAATTGATGCCAAAGTTCTAGATATAACAAGCAAATGCAACCCGCGTGATAACCTAAAAGCAAGAATGTCTAACCGCTACAAGGAACTATGCAGAATATTTGTGAAAATAGCTGCTCGTGCCGCTGAGTCTGAAGAATCATACTATAAGGCTGCTAAGTGTGCAGAGCAATTAGCACAAGATGTGGAGAAATGCTTGAAGATTAGAGCTGATCCAGATTTGGTTAGCGTCGATCCACATTTGGTTCATGTTGATCCGGATTTGGTTCGCGCTGATCCAGATTTGGTTAGTGCTAATCCAGATTTGGGTAACTCCAGTACTAAAGAAGGTACAAACTATACTAACAATAATTACCTACACTATTGTTGA